One window of the Fusobacterium animalis 7_1 genome contains the following:
- a CDS encoding ankyrin repeat domain-containing protein has product MDNSMIFLNACKNGQKGVVEAFIKKGGLDFNKRDSLGNTALFYACMKGSKDIVKLLLSNGADCSLANNNSMLPLHAVSKSGNKEIISLLLNEGADINATDKEGRTPLIYTLMENRTEAAKLLLEKEADSQIKDNDGHKAIDYATANGLRDIITLLLKNENNDSKNNSGNTPLHQACYNNQSEVVRELLKQDGIELNTVNDNGNTPLIIAAIQSNLLIVQLLLKAGADAKQRLLNGNTALHFAAENGNQYIGKALLEAGAEIDGQNEMGETALLIAAMEGYNDFVKLLVENGANVNLVDNSQNSPLFYASEKGYTEIVEILLLAGAE; this is encoded by the coding sequence ATGGATAATAGTATGATATTTTTAAATGCTTGTAAAAATGGACAAAAAGGTGTTGTAGAGGCTTTTATAAAAAAAGGTGGACTTGATTTTAATAAAAGAGATAGCCTTGGAAATACTGCGCTTTTTTATGCTTGTATGAAAGGAAGCAAAGATATTGTAAAATTGCTATTAAGCAATGGTGCTGATTGCTCTTTAGCTAATAACAATAGTATGCTTCCACTTCATGCTGTATCAAAAAGTGGAAATAAAGAAATTATTTCTTTACTATTAAATGAAGGTGCTGATATTAATGCAACTGATAAAGAAGGAAGAACTCCTTTGATATATACTCTTATGGAAAACAGGACTGAGGCAGCAAAATTACTATTGGAAAAAGAAGCTGATAGTCAAATAAAAGATAATGATGGTCATAAGGCAATTGATTATGCTACTGCTAATGGACTTCGTGATATTATTACATTGTTACTAAAAAATGAAAATAATGATAGTAAAAATAATTCTGGAAATACTCCTCTTCATCAGGCTTGTTATAACAATCAAAGTGAAGTAGTTAGAGAACTTCTAAAACAAGATGGAATAGAATTGAATACTGTAAATGATAATGGAAACACACCATTAATAATAGCTGCTATACAAAGTAATTTACTAATTGTTCAATTATTGCTAAAAGCTGGAGCAGATGCAAAGCAAAGACTTTTAAATGGAAATACAGCTTTGCATTTTGCAGCAGAAAATGGGAACCAATACATAGGTAAAGCATTATTAGAAGCTGGAGCTGAAATAGATGGTCAAAATGAAATGGGAGAAACAGCATTACTAATAGCAGCAATGGAAGGCTACAATGATTTTGTCAAATTATTAGTAGAAAATGGAGCAAATGTTAATCTTGTTGATAATTCACAAAATTCGCCTTTGTTCTATGCTTCTGAAAAAGGATATACTGAAATTGTTGAAATTTTATTACTTGCTGGAGCTGAATAA
- the minE gene encoding cell division topological specificity factor MinE, with the protein MGIFSSFFKKENSKEEAKNRLKLVLIQDRAMLPSGVLDNMKDDILKVLSKYVEIEKSKLNIEVCPYDDDPRKIALVANIPILKSSNREVTKTTKQKHK; encoded by the coding sequence GTGGGGATTTTTAGTAGTTTTTTTAAAAAGGAAAATTCAAAAGAAGAGGCAAAAAATAGATTAAAGCTAGTTTTAATTCAGGATAGAGCAATGCTTCCATCTGGTGTTTTAGATAATATGAAAGATGATATATTGAAAGTTTTATCTAAATATGTTGAGATTGAAAAATCTAAACTAAATATAGAAGTATGTCCTTATGATGATGACCCTAGAAAAATTGCCTTAGTAGCTAATATTCCAATCTTAAAATCAAGTAATAGAGAAGTAACAAAAACAACAAAACAAAAGCATAAATAG
- the minD gene encoding septum site-determining protein MinD — MGARVIVVTSGKGGVGKTTTTANIGAGLADKGHKVLLIDTDIGLRNLDVVMGLENRIVYDLVDVIEERCRISQAFIKDKRCPNLVLLPAAQIRDKNDVSPEQMKILIDSLKASFDYILIDCPAGIEQGFKNAIVAADEAIVVTTPEVSATRDADRIIGLLEASGIKEPRLVVNRIRIDMVKDKNMLSVEDILDILGIKLLGVVPDDETVVISTNKGEPLVYKGDSLAAKAFKNIANRIEGVDVPLLNLDVKMSLLDKIKFVFKR; from the coding sequence ATGGGAGCAAGAGTTATTGTGGTTACCTCTGGAAAAGGTGGAGTTGGAAAAACAACGACAACTGCAAACATAGGTGCTGGTCTTGCAGATAAAGGACATAAGGTTTTACTTATTGATACAGATATTGGGCTTAGAAACCTAGATGTTGTTATGGGATTAGAAAATAGGATAGTCTATGATTTAGTAGATGTTATAGAGGAAAGGTGCAGGATTAGTCAAGCATTTATAAAGGACAAAAGATGTCCTAATTTAGTGTTGTTACCAGCAGCACAAATAAGGGATAAAAATGATGTTAGTCCTGAACAAATGAAAATCTTAATTGACTCTTTAAAAGCAAGTTTTGATTATATTTTAATTGATTGTCCAGCAGGGATAGAACAAGGATTTAAGAATGCAATAGTTGCAGCAGATGAAGCAATAGTTGTTACCACACCAGAAGTTTCTGCTACAAGAGATGCTGACAGAATAATTGGTTTATTAGAAGCCTCTGGAATAAAAGAACCAAGACTTGTTGTCAATAGAATAAGAATTGATATGGTAAAAGATAAGAATATGTTAAGTGTTGAGGATATACTTGATATATTAGGAATAAAATTATTAGGAGTGGTTCCTGATGATGAAACTGTTGTTATTTCTACTAATAAAGGAGAACCTCTTGTATATAAAGGTGATTCACTAGCAGCTAAGGCTTTCAAAAATATAGCTAATAGAATTGAAGGAGTAGATGTCCCTTTATTAAATTTAGATGTTAAGATGAGCTTATTAGATAAAATAAAGTTCGTGTTTAAGAGGTGA
- a CDS encoding septum site-determining protein MinC gives MSNHVIIKGKNDRLVIALNPDIDFLDLCDILKTKILEAKDFIGNSRMAIEFSGRTLTNEEENTLIGIITDNSNIVISYIFSKRADSEEENIDLDHLNPLIEEGKTHFYRGTLRSGSKIESDGNVVVLGDVNPSSIIKARGNVIVLGHLNGTVYAGLGGDDRAFIGAVHFNPIQITIGMKTITDIQNEILDSTRVDKKSKFKVASIKNQEIVVEELI, from the coding sequence ATGAGCAACCATGTAATAATAAAAGGTAAAAATGATAGATTAGTAATTGCTTTAAATCCAGATATTGATTTTTTAGATTTATGTGATATTCTAAAAACTAAAATACTAGAAGCTAAAGATTTTATTGGAAATAGTCGTATGGCTATTGAATTTAGTGGAAGGACTTTGACCAATGAAGAAGAAAATACTTTGATAGGAATTATTACAGATAATAGTAATATAGTAATATCTTATATTTTTTCTAAAAGAGCAGATTCAGAAGAAGAAAATATAGATTTAGATCATTTAAATCCATTAATTGAAGAAGGAAAAACTCACTTTTATAGAGGGACACTAAGGTCGGGTTCTAAAATTGAATCAGATGGAAATGTTGTTGTGCTTGGAGATGTAAATCCATCTTCTATAATTAAAGCAAGAGGGAATGTTATAGTTCTTGGACATCTTAATGGTACTGTGTATGCTGGTTTAGGTGGAGATGATAGGGCTTTTATAGGAGCAGTTCATTTTAATCCTATTCAAATTACTATTGGTATGAAAACTATAACAGACATTCAAAATGAAATTTTAGATTCTACAAGAGTTGATAAAAAAAGCAAATTTAAAGTTGCAAGTATAAAAAATCAAGAAATAGTTGTTGAGGAGTTGATATAG
- a CDS encoding nitronate monooxygenase: MKNNKICEMLGIKYPIFQGAMAWVSGGELAGAVSRDGGLGIIAGGGMEPELLRENIRKAKAITSNPFGVNLMLLRPDVEEQMNVCIEEGVKVITTGAGNPGAFMEKLKAANIKVIPVIPTVKLAERMEKIGADAVIAEGMESGGHVGTLTTMALLPQIVNAVNIPVIAAGGIASGKQFLAALAMGAEAIQCGTIFLTAKECLIHQNYKNIILKAKDRSTIVTGTSTGHPVRVIENKLAKEMIALERSGAPKEEIEKLGTGSLKLAVVNGDVERGSFMSGQVAAMVNDEKTTKEILEFLMYDLKLETEVLKRRLENWNI, from the coding sequence ATGAAAAATAATAAAATTTGTGAAATGTTAGGAATTAAATATCCAATATTTCAAGGAGCTATGGCTTGGGTTTCTGGTGGAGAGTTAGCAGGAGCAGTTTCAAGAGATGGAGGACTTGGAATTATTGCTGGTGGTGGAATGGAACCTGAACTTTTAAGAGAAAATATAAGAAAGGCAAAGGCTATAACTTCTAACCCATTTGGAGTAAATTTAATGCTTTTGCGTCCTGATGTTGAAGAACAAATGAATGTTTGTATTGAAGAAGGAGTAAAGGTTATAACAACTGGTGCTGGAAATCCTGGAGCTTTTATGGAAAAATTAAAAGCTGCTAATATAAAAGTTATACCAGTTATTCCAACTGTAAAACTTGCAGAAAGAATGGAAAAAATTGGAGCAGATGCAGTTATAGCTGAAGGAATGGAAAGTGGGGGGCATGTTGGAACTTTAACAACTATGGCATTGCTTCCTCAAATAGTTAATGCAGTGAATATACCAGTTATTGCAGCAGGTGGTATTGCTAGTGGAAAGCAATTTTTAGCAGCACTTGCTATGGGAGCAGAAGCTATACAATGTGGGACTATATTCTTGACAGCAAAAGAATGTTTAATTCACCAAAATTATAAAAATATTATCTTAAAAGCCAAAGATAGATCAACAATAGTTACAGGCACTTCAACAGGACACCCTGTAAGAGTTATAGAAAATAAATTAGCAAAAGAAATGATAGCACTTGAAAGAAGTGGAGCACCAAAAGAAGAAATTGAAAAATTAGGAACAGGAAGTTTAAAACTTGCAGTTGTTAATGGAGATGTTGAAAGAGGAAGTTTTATGTCAGGTCAAGTTGCAGCTATGGTGAATGATGAAAAAACAACAAAAGAAATTTTAGAATTTTTAATGTATGATTTAAAACTTGAAACAGAAGTCTTAAAAAGAAGACTAGAAAATTGGAATATTTAA
- a CDS encoding RNA-binding protein: MNENLEKIENYIKLAEKADTVIYSNQFFPVSQLNNLKYSGMKFYFKGLNEDCEKKLLAVYPEYFSEDYLYFPVKYFKIIKKSKFINLEHKHYLGNILGLGIKREILGDLIVKNGECYGIILENMFDFLKENLLRINSSPVEIIEIGENEVPQNEFKELNIRLSSLRLDSLVSELTNLSRASSVNYIDLGNVQVNYEIQRGKSYRISVGDTVIIKKYGKFRIEEENGLTKKDKVKLIVRKYI; this comes from the coding sequence ATGAATGAGAATTTAGAAAAGATAGAAAACTATATTAAATTAGCAGAGAAAGCAGATACAGTAATATATAGTAATCAATTCTTTCCAGTATCACAACTTAATAATTTAAAATATTCTGGAATGAAATTTTATTTTAAAGGTTTAAATGAAGACTGTGAAAAAAAATTATTAGCAGTTTATCCTGAATATTTTTCAGAAGATTATTTGTATTTTCCAGTAAAATATTTTAAAATAATAAAAAAATCAAAATTCATAAATTTAGAACACAAGCATTATCTAGGAAATATTTTAGGATTAGGAATAAAAAGAGAAATTTTAGGAGACTTAATAGTTAAAAATGGTGAATGTTATGGTATTATATTAGAGAATATGTTTGACTTTTTAAAAGAAAATCTTTTAAGGATAAATTCTTCCCCTGTTGAAATTATTGAAATAGGAGAAAATGAAGTTCCCCAAAATGAGTTTAAAGAATTGAATATAAGGCTATCATCTTTAAGATTGGATAGTTTAGTATCAGAACTCACAAATTTATCAAGAGCATCATCAGTCAACTATATTGATTTAGGTAATGTTCAGGTAAATTATGAGATCCAAAGAGGAAAAAGTTATAGGATATCAGTTGGAGACACTGTTATAATAAAAAAGTATGGTAAATTTAGAATTGAAGAGGAAAATGGCTTAACAAAAAAAGATAAGGTTAAATTAATTGTTAGAAAGTACATATAA
- the der gene encoding ribosome biogenesis GTPase Der has product MKPIVAIVGRPNVGKSTLFNNLVGDKIAIVDDLPGVTRDRLYRDTEWSGSEFVIVDTGGLEPRNNDFLMAKIKEQAEVAMNEADVILFVVDGKSGLNPLDEEIAYILRKKNKPVILCVNKIDNFFEQQDDVYDFYGLGFEYLVPISGEHKVNLGDMLDIVVDIIGKMDFPEEDEDVLKLAVIGKPNAGKSSLVNKLSGEERTIVSDIAGTTRDAIDTLIEYKDNKYMIIDTAGIRRKSKVEESLEYYSVLRALKAIKRADVCILMLDAKEGLTEQDKRIAGIAAEELKPIIIVMNKWDLVENKNNATMKKMKEELYAELPFLSYAPIEFVSALTGQRTTNLLEIANKIYEEYTKRISTGLLNTVLKDAVLMNNPPTRKGRVIKINYATQVSVAPPKFVLFCNYPELIHFSYARYIENKFREAFGFDGSPIMISFENKSSD; this is encoded by the coding sequence ATGAAACCAATAGTTGCAATAGTTGGAAGACCAAATGTTGGAAAATCTACTCTTTTTAATAACTTGGTAGGAGATAAAATAGCAATAGTTGATGACCTGCCGGGTGTAACAAGAGATAGGCTATATAGAGATACTGAATGGAGTGGTTCTGAATTTGTAATAGTTGATACAGGAGGATTAGAACCAAGAAATAATGATTTTTTAATGGCAAAGATAAAAGAACAAGCAGAAGTTGCAATGAATGAAGCAGATGTTATTTTATTTGTTGTAGATGGAAAATCTGGACTTAATCCATTAGATGAAGAAATAGCATATATATTGAGAAAGAAAAATAAACCTGTTATTTTGTGTGTAAATAAAATAGATAACTTTTTTGAACAACAAGATGATGTCTATGATTTTTATGGCTTAGGTTTTGAATATCTTGTTCCAATTTCTGGGGAACATAAAGTGAATTTAGGAGATATGTTAGATATAGTTGTAGATATTATTGGAAAGATGGATTTTCCAGAAGAAGATGAAGATGTTTTAAAGTTGGCAGTAATAGGAAAGCCAAATGCTGGGAAATCATCTTTGGTAAATAAATTATCAGGGGAAGAAAGAACAATAGTTAGTGATATTGCAGGAACAACAAGAGATGCTATTGACACTTTAATTGAATACAAAGACAATAAATATATGATAATTGATACGGCAGGAATAAGAAGAAAATCAAAGGTTGAAGAAAGTTTGGAATATTATTCAGTGTTAAGAGCATTGAAAGCTATAAAGAGAGCAGATGTTTGTATTTTAATGTTAGATGCAAAAGAGGGACTTACAGAACAAGATAAAAGAATTGCTGGGATAGCAGCAGAGGAATTAAAACCTATAATTATTGTTATGAATAAATGGGACTTAGTGGAAAATAAAAATAATGCTACTATGAAAAAAATGAAAGAAGAACTGTATGCAGAATTACCATTTTTATCTTATGCTCCTATTGAGTTTGTTTCAGCTTTAACAGGACAAAGAACAACAAATCTTCTTGAAATAGCAAATAAAATATATGAAGAATATACAAAGAGAATTTCAACAGGACTATTAAATACTGTATTAAAAGATGCAGTTTTAATGAATAACCCACCTACAAGAAAAGGTAGAGTGATAAAAATTAATTATGCAACACAAGTTTCTGTTGCTCCACCAAAATTTGTTTTATTTTGTAATTATCCAGAGCTTATACATTTTTCTTATGCAAGATATATTGAAAATAAATTTAGAGAAGCATTTGGCTTTGATGGAAGTCCTATAATGATAAGTTTTGAAAATAAAAGTTCAGACTAA
- a CDS encoding GNAT family N-acetyltransferase, with product MDVIKLISVNNDELKIEALNVYLKNDYYFSKISDNLPSISTIDEDIKAIPNRVQKNQKNYSLISFNNEILGVVDYLTDYPEKNIILIGLFIIKSGKQKQGLGTKIFRYLEKSFKNKKFLKIRIGVLVDNEIGLSFWKKQNFKEIERKFLKFEKSKKEVIVMEKEI from the coding sequence ATGGATGTGATTAAATTAATATCTGTAAATAATGATGAATTGAAAATTGAAGCATTGAATGTTTATCTAAAAAATGATTATTATTTTAGTAAAATATCAGATAATCTTCCTAGTATCTCTACTATTGATGAGGATATAAAAGCTATTCCTAATAGAGTTCAGAAAAATCAAAAGAATTATAGTTTAATTTCATTTAATAATGAAATATTGGGAGTAGTTGATTATTTAACTGATTATCCAGAAAAAAATATTATTCTTATAGGACTTTTTATAATTAAAAGTGGTAAACAAAAACAAGGTTTGGGAACTAAAATTTTTAGATACCTAGAAAAATCATTTAAGAATAAAAAGTTTTTAAAAATAAGAATAGGAGTATTGGTTGATAACGAAATTGGACTTTCTTTTTGGAAAAAACAAAACTTTAAAGAAATTGAAAGAAAATTTTTAAAATTTGAAAAGTCTAAAAAAGAAGTTATAGTTATGGAAAAAGAAATATAA
- a CDS encoding N-acetylmuramoyl-L-alanine amidase, whose protein sequence is MKKILTVIGLLFLMVACSSTEEVKSSGSREKIYRTSTNQTTVRNIGKFQVDSSTYISRGKEERIKFIILHYTALDNVGSIRELTGGVSAHFLVLDEDDNKIYSLVPLEQRAWHAGVSAFRGRTNINDTSVGIEIVNDGIAKEYRSDPNPYHPYDHYVDYKPIQIEKVAQIIKYVAEKYNIPARNIVAHSDIAPSRKKDPGAKFPWKELYDKYNIGAWYDETDKQKFMDEEKFKATSIREIKDELRKYGYEINRLDEWDKESKDVVYAFQLHFNPKNATGEMDLETFAILKALNKKYPD, encoded by the coding sequence ATGAAAAAAATATTAACAGTTATAGGTTTGTTATTTTTAATGGTAGCTTGTTCTTCAACAGAAGAAGTAAAAAGTAGTGGTAGTAGAGAAAAAATTTATAGAACATCAACTAATCAGACAACAGTAAGAAATATTGGGAAATTCCAAGTTGATTCTAGCACTTATATTTCAAGAGGAAAAGAGGAGAGAATAAAATTTATAATTCTACATTACACTGCACTAGATAATGTTGGTTCTATAAGAGAATTGACAGGTGGAGTAAGTGCTCATTTTTTAGTGTTAGATGAAGATGATAATAAAATATATAGTCTAGTTCCACTAGAACAAAGAGCTTGGCATGCAGGAGTAAGTGCATTTAGAGGAAGAACAAATATAAATGACACTTCTGTTGGTATTGAAATAGTGAATGATGGAATAGCAAAGGAATATAGAAGTGATCCTAATCCTTACCATCCTTATGATCATTATGTTGATTATAAGCCAATACAAATAGAAAAGGTAGCTCAAATCATAAAATATGTTGCAGAAAAATATAATATTCCTGCAAGAAATATAGTTGCACATTCTGATATTGCACCAAGTAGAAAGAAAGACCCAGGAGCAAAATTTCCTTGGAAAGAATTATATGATAAATATAATATAGGTGCTTGGTATGATGAAACAGATAAACAAAAGTTTATGGATGAAGAAAAATTTAAAGCCACTTCAATTAGAGAAATAAAAGATGAATTAAGAAAATATGGTTATGAAATAAATAGATTAGATGAATGGGATAAGGAAAGTAAAGATGTGGTTTATGCTTTTCAGTTACATTTTAATCCTAAAAATGCAACAGGAGAAATGGATTTAGAAACTTTTGCAATTTTAAAAGCATTGAACAAAAAATATCCTGATTAA
- a CDS encoding homocysteine S-methyltransferase family protein, with protein sequence MFEIEKELKERILVLDGAMGTVLQKYELSAEDFNGAKGCYEILNETRPDIIFEVHKKYIEAGADIIETNSFNCNSISLKDYHLEDKVYDLAKKSAEIARDAVKESGKKVYIFGSVGPTNKSLSFPVGDIPFKRAVSFDEMKEVIKVQVAGLIDGGVDGILLETIFDGLTAKAALLATEEVFEEKNIKLPISISATVNKQGKLLTGQSMESLIVALDRDSVTSFGFNCSFGAKDLVPLVLKIKELTTKFVTLHANAGLPNQNGDYVETAQKMKNDLLPLIENQAINILGGCCGTSYDHIKAIAELVKGQKPRVLPEKNLLETCLSGNEIYNFKDKFTCVGERNNISGSKLFRTMIEEHNYLKALDVARQQIDAGAKVLDINVDDAILDSVEEMKNFLRVLQNDSFIAKVPIMIDSSDFAVIEEGLKNTAGKAIVNSISLKEGEENFLRKAKITRKYGASIIVMAFDENGQGVSAERKIEICQRAYNLLKSIGVKNSDIVFDPNILSVGTGQEADRYHAREFLKTIDYIHKNLKGCGIVGGLSNLSFAFRGNNILRAAFHHIFLEEAIPRGFNFAILNPKEKAPQWTDEEREKIKSFIFGDSANIEDLLSLNLVKRKEDAQIFAETPEDRIRKALIQGGSESLQEVIEELLKKYKALEILENILMSAMQEIGRLFEQGELYLPQLIRSASVMNNCVNILTPYLEKVDRTSSKGKILMATVDGDVHDIGKNIVKTVLECNGYEVIDLGVMVPREKIVEVAKNNNVDIVTLSGLISPSLKEMERVADSFQKVGMQIPILIAGAATSKLHTGLKVLPNYDYSLHVTDAMDTITVVSQLLSTKRKDFLEAKQNQLRKIAKRYIENNDQTGEKKILPEVKKTVSYIPKVLGKQFLSLPVEILKDDLKWDIAFYALRVKNTPEEEKTLNDLKKIYEKLIEEKVEFKAAYGYFRCKKTETFLEMEGMTFEVSPNIAQYIEKEDYLGAFVVSVKSEIFKDDKYLGLLETLLCNVIAEAASEYMERRVSKDIVPTFLRPAVGYPILPDHSLKKVVFDLIDGEKTGAKLSPAFAMSPLSSVCGFYLCNDNAKY encoded by the coding sequence ATGTTTGAGATTGAAAAAGAATTAAAAGAAAGAATATTAGTTTTAGATGGAGCAATGGGGACAGTTTTACAAAAATATGAATTGTCAGCAGAAGATTTTAATGGGGCAAAAGGTTGCTATGAAATATTAAACGAAACTAGACCTGATATAATTTTTGAGGTACATAAGAAATATATAGAAGCAGGAGCAGATATAATAGAAACTAACAGTTTTAACTGTAATTCAATATCTTTAAAAGATTATCATTTAGAAGATAAAGTTTATGATTTAGCAAAAAAATCAGCAGAGATTGCAAGAGATGCAGTTAAGGAAAGTGGAAAGAAGGTTTATATATTTGGTTCAGTAGGACCAACAAACAAGAGTTTATCTTTTCCAGTGGGAGATATACCTTTTAAAAGAGCAGTAAGTTTTGATGAAATGAAAGAAGTTATAAAAGTTCAAGTTGCAGGACTTATAGATGGTGGAGTAGATGGAATTTTACTGGAAACTATTTTTGATGGTTTAACAGCAAAGGCTGCACTTCTTGCAACAGAAGAAGTTTTTGAAGAAAAAAATATAAAACTCCCTATTTCAATTTCTGCTACTGTAAATAAACAAGGCAAATTATTGACAGGACAAAGTATGGAATCTTTAATAGTTGCTTTGGACAGAGATTCTGTAACTTCATTTGGATTTAACTGTTCATTTGGAGCTAAGGATTTAGTTCCACTTGTATTAAAAATAAAAGAATTGACAACAAAGTTTGTAACATTGCATGCCAATGCAGGATTACCTAATCAAAATGGAGATTATGTTGAAACTGCACAAAAGATGAAAAATGATTTACTACCCCTTATAGAAAATCAAGCTATAAATATCTTGGGGGGTTGTTGTGGGACAAGTTATGACCATATAAAAGCAATAGCAGAATTAGTTAAAGGGCAAAAACCAAGAGTTTTACCAGAAAAAAATCTATTAGAAACTTGTCTATCTGGAAATGAGATATATAATTTTAAAGATAAATTTACTTGTGTTGGAGAAAGAAACAATATATCTGGTTCAAAATTATTTAGAACTATGATAGAAGAACATAACTATTTAAAAGCATTAGATGTTGCAAGACAACAAATAGATGCGGGAGCAAAGGTTTTAGATATAAATGTTGATGATGCAATTTTGGATTCTGTTGAGGAGATGAAAAACTTTTTAAGAGTTTTACAAAATGATAGTTTTATTGCAAAAGTTCCTATTATGATAGATTCATCAGATTTTGCTGTTATTGAAGAAGGACTTAAAAATACTGCTGGTAAAGCAATAGTGAACTCTATCAGTTTAAAAGAAGGAGAAGAAAACTTTTTAAGAAAAGCTAAAATTACTAGAAAATATGGAGCTTCAATAATAGTAATGGCATTTGATGAAAATGGGCAAGGAGTCAGTGCAGAAAGAAAAATAGAAATATGCCAAAGAGCCTATAATCTCTTGAAAAGTATAGGAGTTAAAAATTCTGATATAGTATTTGACCCAAATATTTTAAGTGTTGGAACAGGGCAAGAAGCTGATCGTTATCATGCAAGAGAATTTTTAAAAACTATTGACTATATACATAAAAATTTAAAAGGTTGTGGAATAGTTGGTGGATTGAGTAACCTATCTTTTGCTTTTAGAGGAAACAATATTTTAAGAGCAGCATTTCATCATATTTTTTTAGAAGAAGCAATACCAAGAGGATTTAATTTTGCTATCTTAAATCCAAAAGAAAAAGCACCTCAATGGACAGATGAAGAAAGAGAAAAAATTAAATCTTTCATATTTGGAGACAGTGCAAATATAGAAGATTTGCTTTCATTGAATTTAGTTAAGAGAAAAGAAGATGCACAAATATTTGCAGAAACTCCTGAGGATAGAATTAGAAAGGCACTAATTCAAGGTGGAAGTGAATCTTTACAAGAGGTTATTGAAGAGTTATTAAAAAAATACAAAGCACTTGAAATCTTAGAAAATATATTGATGTCTGCAATGCAAGAAATAGGAAGATTATTTGAGCAAGGGGAATTATACTTACCACAGCTTATTCGTTCAGCCTCTGTTATGAATAATTGTGTTAATATTTTAACTCCATATTTAGAAAAAGTAGACAGAACTTCGTCAAAAGGTAAAATTTTAATGGCAACTGTTGATGGAGATGTACATGATATAGGTAAGAATATAGTTAAAACAGTTTTAGAATGTAATGGTTATGAGGTTATAGATTTAGGAGTAATGGTTCCAAGAGAAAAAATTGTTGAAGTTGCAAAAAACAATAATGTGGATATTGTAACTTTAAGTGGACTTATAAGCCCTTCTTTAAAAGAGATGGAAAGAGTTGCAGATTCGTTTCAAAAAGTAGGAATGCAAATTCCAATTTTGATTGCAGGAGCAGCAACTTCTAAATTACATACTGGATTAAAAGTTTTGCCTAATTATGATTATTCTTTACATGTTACAGATGCTATGGATACAATAACTGTAGTATCTCAATTACTTTCTACAAAGAGGAAAGACTTTCTTGAAGCTAAACAAAATCAACTTCGTAAAATAGCTAAAAGATATATAGAAAATAATGATCAAACAGGTGAGAAAAAAATTTTACCAGAAGTTAAAAAAACAGTTAGTTATATTCCAAAAGTTTTAGGAAAACAATTTTTATCTCTTCCTGTTGAAATTCTTAAAGATGATTTAAAGTGGGATATAGCATTTTATGCTCTAAGAGTTAAGAATACTCCTGAAGAAGAAAAAACTTTAAATGACTTAAAGAAAATCTATGAGAAATTAATAGAAGAAAAAGTTGAATTTAAAGCAGCTTATGGATATTTTAGATGTAAAAAGACTGAAACATTTTTAGAAATGGAAGGGATGACTTTTGAAGTTTCTCCAAATATTGCTCAATATATAGAAAAAGAGGATTATCTTGGAGCTTTTGTAGTTTCAGTTAAAAGTGAAATATTTAAAGATGATAAATATTTAGGTTTACTTGAAACTCTACTTTGTAATGTAATAGCAGAGGCTGCTTCAGAATATATGGAAAGAAGAGTATCTAAGGATATAGTTCCAACATTTTTAAGACCAGCAGTTGGCTATCCAATTTTACCAGACCATTCATTAAAAAAAGTTGTATTTGATTTAATTGATGGTGAAAAAACAGGAGCAAAATTAAGTCCTGCTTTTGCTATGAGTCCTTTAAGTTCTGTATGTGGTTTCTATTTATGTAATGATAATGCTAAATATTAA